The sequence aatctcgacaaacGCTTTTTGGCCCTCGGCCAACTACGCCTCCCCGTAAAACCCGAACCAGAATTCAGCATCCTCTTTGAGGATAATCGTAAGACAAAAGTTCCATGGCGTGGTCCTTTAccaacaacgtccttggctatacGGCTGAACACAATCTTCATCCAAGCCATAATAATTAAGCGACAACCGCTCCAATCACTTAAACAGGTAAAGAAAAATCCACGATTTGTCATAAAACGCCAAGTGACGATTACACAGACTATTTGTCGTATAACCCAGAGCGGAAATTATACGATACATTTTTCCATAACAAATTtgagtcctaacaaccaaacagttaacggaaaaATTAAACTTATCGATAATCGAACAAGTTttacaattcactttaagcatGCAACGTTGTACCTGTACAACGCAGCATGTTAGGAAAAACACGTAACAAAGCTCATGCATCTATACGAATCATAAATGCACGAAATAAAATCTCAGAGGGCCGACTCTTCACAAAAGCACAGTGAAGAAAAACGCTTCTTCCCAGGGACAAATCTATGTGACCCCTTGATCCTAATCCCCCAATCATAAATCAAACTATTTAACATCAAAAatggaacaacaattttggctgcgaacatctgCAGATAAACCAAGACGTTTCTCCAACGCAGggttaagactaaacccttgcaacactGGAACaccttcaagcccgcgaacatttctaGCACGAAACGCGagatacgaaagaataacaaatcttcagcatcgcgagacgtcgcagacaaCTGGAGATTCGTCCTTCGACGAAATTttcttcctcgataaaaacaccttcttggaagaccagacagtcatatgcactaacatcttctcaaaacatatccttcgcgaagacttaAATCGGTAATTTTTACTATTAAGTTttttgctgatcacaacaaaatCTTAAcatcctaaacagacttagccatctcgtagagatgactctcgtacatccgacacaaaaataatagcgctataaaagaaacccaaaatttttgatcAGCACTTctaggaggcttaaaaattgtccttggagagatgctcggttccaaccatacaagtcgtataagccgagaacctatcgcggactttaaatcggtatggaatcatgatgaaactgaaacgggatacgtaagtcgaattagtcatcgcaccctctaaaacccggaggaaacctaggtcttgccctaaaccagcacactggtctctaacatctcaaggcatgattcATCCTTCGACGAAAATAAAGCCTAAGTTTCTAATCATAGAGAGTTACAGTAGCTaagtttcttccttttcttctctGCCTCGCCTTTTTAATATTCTCCTATAAGGCCGGACGAGTTTCATTGTCCCCGCATATCCATATCTTCTATTTCGTTTTATCTTGGCTTATTTTTCGAGATTCAAGTTTATCCTTCCCAGAAATATTatgttatctttttttcttccatTATCCCCTCCAACTAAGATAAACCGTAATCTACATTGGCCGCATCATGTCCAAAATTGTAAGAGGGTTCTGCCGTGTTTTAAGTCATTTTGGACCGTTTTTATGACTTACACGTTTTAATTTCTCTTGGAAAAAATCGTCAATTCGCTCAAAGTTGCGGCTTTTTGTGCCGTTATTCtacaaaatgatcaaaaaataattttgttttgtcgCTAACATTCTGGTGTTCAAGTTAACCATTTTTGACTTGACATTTGGCTATTTAGTAAGAAAACAAGATGTTCTTATTCACACGAGAACAGGATGAACAGAGTAATGGGTGATGAATATGAGGCATGGGAGATGAGTAAAACTGAGAGGCATGACGGCGATGAGGAAGGGAGATTAGGGAACTTGGGTGATGACGCCACGGCGATGAGGAGAGAGGAAGAGGGCATGGGCGATGAGTGAGCATGAGGATGTGGCCAGGACGATGAGGGAGATAGGAGAGGTCCTGCGCGATGAGGGTGGTCCCGGTGATGAGGGGAGATAGAGAGGAAGTGGCGATGAGGTCCCATTGATGAGAGTGAGCAATGTAGGCCATGGAGATGAGGAGACATGACGATGAGGAGTATGAGAGATGGGTaatgaagagagaagaaaagagagagtgGCAATGAGGAGAAAGGAGAGGGGCGACGAGGGAGAACGGCAATGAGAACTTGAGAGTGGGAGATGATGGCGATGAGGCCACCCTCCTGCCTTGTCATCTCCTCCATTCTTCGTTGATGGTTTTGTATACTTTTGGAATTgttcttttgtatttttacagAAGTATTTCTGtataaaaacttttaaagtTTATTACGGAATATTATTTCATAAAGCATGGTGTTTTGCCgtaaaaactttttgaaataacttttttttccagttgtttcttgtttttatagAAATCTCTTCGTCCTTTTCTGGGAAGAAACATGCGGAGCTTTTTCTATGTATTGTTATCTCGATATTTCCGACTTATTCTTGTAAGTGATACAATTCTCGGAGGATTATATCCCCGATTTTGACCCTAACAAACATCTTTCTGCAAACGAGACATCAAAGGTATTTGTATCTCTGAACTCGTCGGATTCTCCATTATAACCTGTAATTAAGCTTTCGCGTGTGAAAACATCGTTATGGTATCATGAGCACACCAATTTGTTATCAACTTGAGTtgtatcccttatatattaaaagagaagcattgcaataaatgcattcacactataatagacacgtggtAGTCTCATAATGCTTTGATAATAAGTATGTTTACGTGtttacactatattcataaatatgttcacactatgtactttgcgctttttttaaatataaaactcacatacatggTTCCAATAAAATCTGGATTTTCGGTTCGAAcaaaaatagataacgaatcaaaagccaaactatatatatatattatttacggataaagttgagaaaaatattcataaatttgaTTCAATTTGTTATCCGTTtagatttgaacaaaaaaaatttggatatctGTAACTATACAAAACAAATCAGAtgctaaaatacaatatccaaaaaagaaacaaatcacaaataccaatatttttaggaaaaaatatctaatacgatatgttatatgcaaatatatacgttatatattatactttatatcagttttacaatatttttatcaattaaatttattatattaggtactagaatttaaaaagttaaataatgttttagatttgttataaaatgttattattaaaaaaattcaactattttaaaaattttattttatttacggatcaaatcggatattctttaaaattctaaaacattttggATATTCGAGTCACAGAATATCTAAGTGGTAAAAGATCGAATCGACACGAATGCGTCCAAATACCCAGATATTCGATTTGTGCCCACCCCTATTTGcggatacaattttattttttttttatgtgaaaaatgactaatgtcaaggcctttttattttagattaattttaattttatctttcatgtattattttgaaaaaaaatgttatttaatattaattaacaatatatttgttaactatttttatatactttttacatacacatacatgtgcacctttTTTATTGGACATCAAATACTTTATTAACTAAACAAAAGTTTACACACCATGAAACTGAGTCAGAGCTCTCTTAGCAAGGGAACATTTTGATGTGAATACcttgtaactaagtattcaccacaactgaaatagttatttttttttaagttaaaatattttttttaatgtttctttcactacccgaccaaattgtagtaaaacgatttgtcttaataattttcttttctttttattaaactattatatgtttagaaactataatatgaaactattggttcgacatgacgactatcaaaaattataacatgaaaataaacaaataatattaatttttgggttttaccggaaaaaaaaaaatcaaacattttaaccgaataaactaaaatgaatattagtttaaaataatagttatattttagaagattaaaaatcataaaaaaaaattaaaaccgaaccaatattcagattaaacagatttaatgtcttttttattaaaataacaaaactaataatcacattgcGCGGATTATTACATAGTTACTTTGTTAAAGGAGATACAGATTGTTCtaacaatattttaaactaGTAACGGTCAACGGATGACTCATATCGTCAACCAAATATCACTAATACAATTTGCATAGAATGACCTGCAAAAGTACAACTCTTGTTAATAGTATCATGTACAGTTCACTCAACCTGTCCATATCATCCTTCTAAACTAGCTCATCTCTTTCAAGCCTTGATCACCTAACTTCTCATCAACCGTTTTCTTCTACTTACGAAAGTAGACCTTTAATGGTCCGTCAGATTAACACTCAGTAAGTATAACAAAAGTGATTAACACTCAGTAAGTATAACAAAAGTCCTAGGAACTGGTCACTAGTGTGGGAAGAGCGGTGTACACAAGGTAAGACTCATAAAAGCAAACAAAATTAAGTATACCAGAGATGTATAAAGCATCGCTTACTAGCCTCTAATATTATATCTTATCACTTATCAACGGgggaaacaaacaaaacttaAGATGAAACCAGTTCTGATTCTTTAAGACCCTGATATGCAGCTTCTGTACGCAGTGGAAGTGAAAACCGAACAATCACAACAACATTAGGCAGCACCCATCTAATGAAAAATTATGATCAGTGATAAAAGGTAACAAGTCTCTAGTTGAAACCTGTTGTTCCTCTACTCTCAACACTAACAATATATTAACAACTCTTAAGCTCCTAAGACAAGGCACCACTGAAAATTGGCTAGAAAGCCACAAACTTTCACACAGTAGAATTATGGAAACATAAAAATCATCATCAGACAAAAGTGAAACTAATCATCATATTCATAAAGTCCATAGCTAAGTGAAACTAATCTCACAAATAAAAGGACAAATATAACATaagaaactaaaaacaaaactaatctGAAGTGAGACTTTGGATACAAGCATAAAAGCCTTTTGTCTCACTTTTTCCAGAATAGATACCATAAACCAAAAGATTCAAAACTTAAAGAGCAGTGTAACACAAACCCATCTCATTATTCGTCATCGCTGTCtttgcttttcttcttcttatccttctttttcttcttctcactctTCTCTGCTGATTCACCAGCAGCAGCTTCATCTGTCTCTttgctcttctttttcttcttcttctcactcTTCTCTGCTGCTGATACATCTTCACCATTAGCCGCAGCAGCTTCATCTGCCTCCttgctcttctttttcttcttcttctctgacTTTGGTGTAGCCAACTCTTCTTTATCCTCCTCCTTgtccttctttttcttcttctcctttttctcagacccagcttcttcttctttccccTCCGCCttgtccttcttcttctttgccttaaccttctcttcaacctctccTCCTTCGAGATCTTTTGTTTTAGCTTTCTTCGTTGACACAGGGGCAGGGCTGTCACTGCTATCATCATGCTTACGCTTGCGCACCTCTCCACTCACAGCCTCAACCTTTCCCTCGGGAGCGGCAGCAGCACCAGCAATCATAGCATCACCACCAGTTGGCAAGACCACCACGTTCCTGCTCCACTCTAGAGGCGTTTTCTCATTCGGCTTCCCATGCTTATCCAATTTACCATCAGcaataagcttcttcttcatggAAGCTCTAGGGCCCAATCCCCATTTCCTGGGGTAAGTGTCTCTATCCATCACCACCCGCTTGATCTTAGCCACCACACCATGGTCACACATAGCCATCACAGACGTGGTCATCTCAGCGATACCAACAGCAATCGCCTCACCTTTAGTCGTCATCAGAACAACCTCAGTGCCAACGTCAATGTCATTCTCGAACCTCAACAACCCAGGAATCATCAGCTTAGCACCATAGCAGATGGCATTAACAGCAGAGTCCTTCACAACGAGTCTCTTGTAGCTCGTCAAAATCACCTCAAGAGGCATAATCACCCTCCTCAGATAACTCTCATCCTTGTAGTTATCATACATCCATTGAGCATCCATGACATCATGCATCGTAACCATGTTATCATTCTCACCTAAAATCCCAGACCTAACCCTCCTAAGCTCTTGCATATGAGCACCAACACCAAGAAGTAAACCCAAGTGAACGCACATGGTCCTAATGTAAGTACCTGCCTCACAGGAAACCCAGAACACAACCAAATGCCTGTCCGCATCATACTCAAGCAGCTTGCTTTGGTAGATTGTCCTAATCCTCAGCTGCCTCTTCACGGCAGAGATCAAAGGAGGCCTCTGAAAGACAGCCCCAGTAAGCGACTCCAGAGCTCTCGCCACCTTAGCCACATCGGGAACAGCAGAGTGAAGGCGAGCGACACAGACGTACTCTTTACCGGCACCTTGCTGAGACTTGACGAGCCGTGTAGCTCGGTCGATGCAGACAATGAGATTACCCGTGACCTTAGGGTCGAGAGTTCCACTGTGTCCTGTCTTCTCGACACGGAGGATTCGCTTGATCCAAGCGACGACCTCGTGGGAGGAAGGGTTGGAGGGTTTGTCGAGATTGATGACACCGTACCTGATGTAGTCTAGGAGAGGACGCTTGAGGGGAGAGTGGCCGGAGGAGATGGGAGTGTAGTGACCCGTACGGACGTTGAGGCGGTCATAGTTCTTGAGGAGGAGGGGCCACTGAGATGTGTCGATGGCGGGAGTGAAACTCTGAGGCTTGATCATGTACTCTCCCGTTTCGGCAGCAACTTCTTCGACCTCCGTCATGGCGCCGGCTGGGTTAGGGTTTTCAGAAATGGAGGGAGGAAGAAGACGGCAACTTAGTGGTGAGCgggttttaaaatatgtttttgaattaggGTTTCTTTAGTTTGTATTGGGCTTTGATATAAGTTCAAATTGTTTAAGGTCCATTCTAAAGCAACTGGAGAGAAATTTTATGTGGTATTTAGGGGTGtgtatttatgtttaaattctGGTTTGATCGGTTTAATTTGTTtgcttctaaaatataattgaaataaACCAAAGTTTATTTGGTTTCTGTTCGCttcagtttgattttgtttgagTTTGGTTAAGATTAATCgagttgatttttatttttgttctaatttgattaagaaaataGAATTATAAGACAcaaataaaatcactattttcatatttaatcaTTATCTTCAAATCTAGTATAACTACTATCATActactttttgattttttttatagtgtaagagataagaaaaataatacatattggtttaattttacaattaaaatatatgcataatttttttttgaacaaaatatgttaatatatgcataatttattaacatatatttcatatataatcTTGTAAAATTTATCAACGTATCtcaataatattatatagtatataataataaaatcataacaTGCGAGATTTTTTTATTCAACCACAtgcaaatttttttatgataaaataataattatgttaaGGTAACAattattggaaaatatttgTGAAGTCTGGGAATCGGATATGTCAAAATTCAATTTaaaagtgatatatatatatatatatatatatatatatatatcttttttactttttttttatttataaatgacATAATAGATTAGGATTAAAAACGTTGTAAGTTTTGAGGGTTCTGGGTTTTTGTCTTTTGCTGTCTCTTTATGTAATTCGATTGTTCATAGTGGAACCAAGTTTTATACTTTATCGGTTTAGTTTAGCGTTAGGGTTCATTGACGTTTAGGGTCTTCATCCGTTTGATTTTCACAGCTTTATCACGTTTGAATTGTTGTGTTCCTTTCTATGCTGTTTGATTCTTGGATCTGACATATGATCTGTTGTGCTTCTCAATGAGCAGAAGCTGTTGTAGATGCGAACAAAGCCATCGAGTTGGAGCCTACTTTGGCCAAAGCTTACCTCCGAAAGGGCTATGAATGATATTGTCATCATCTCTCAGTATAATGACactttgatgatgatgatgatgatgatgatgatatattTGAATTTGGTGATGTACTATTCTGTATTTTGAACACTAGTAAAAATCTTCGCATAGTCACTGAAGTGCCATTACAAAATCGTGGCTAAAAAATAAAAGCCACGCTATTGCCACGTTTTAAACACAAGGCAAAACAAGCCACGGTATATCTAAATAAAGCCACGGTCTAGTCACGAAAACAAGTGTGGCCACGAAAAAGCAATGAAGTATTCGTGGGAACAAATATAGCCACGAATTTACCACTAATAAAAGAGTGGccaggttttgtttttttgtgccGACATCAAAAAGTTATTGCTACGTCAAATTGTTTGACGAAAAGAGATACAGCCACGGTTTTTTCATGGCTATGTCGTGGCTATATGTACTTTATTCAGTCCGTGGCAGAGAAAGATTTGATTGGGCTGTGATATTTTAAAAGAGCCACGGAATGTTCGTTGCTAAAGAGTGGCTactttgtaatatatatacactacaCAACCGTAACATTTACAACTTTTGTTCTTCActcaaattttctaaacaaaatgtCTTTCTACTTTCAGTCTAGAGAATGGATGGATCAAAGGATTGATCCTGGGAGTAATTGCGTTTCAGAAACATTTTTCGGAGGTATTGACGCATTTATTCAATTTGCGTGTAATCAAGCTGATTACAAAGAAAGAACTTTATTGTATCCGTGTGCTCGATGCAAAAATGTGAAGCAACGAGAAGCAAGAGTTGTCGCAAGACATCTATTCTTATACGGTTTTAAGGGAAATTATTATGTTTGGACGAGTCATGGAGAGAAATTCTACGATGTTGGTGAGAGTTCTGGGGCGAATCAGTTGACGGGTGAAGAAGAAATGTGGGAGAATCCTACTTGGAATGCTTATGAAGATCACCATCAGAATATTCCAGAAGTACAAGAAGACATTGCGCCACCTTACATGTCAGAATCTATAGAAGAGATGGGCATAGCGGAACCATATCACGATAGTGTTTTTGAAGCATTTGAAGCAGACACTCAACCTCTCTACGAAGAATGTGCAGAGGGAATATCTCAGTTGTCTCTTGCTTCGCGGATGATGAAAGTGAAGACAGATTATAATCTACCAGAAGCTTGTGTAGATGAGATATCTGAAGTATTTAAAAACATACTTCCACAGCCAAATAAAGCTCCAGCAACATATTATGAGACAAAGAAACTGACACGAGCGCTTGGGTTACCTGTACAGAAGATTGACGTTTGCGTGAAGAATTGTATGTTATTTTGGAAAGGAGAAGATGCAAAGTTGGTCAGTTGTCGGTTTTATGGAGAAGATCGCTACTACCCGAAGAATGGAAAAGGTAAAAACAAACCGAAACAGAGAATGTTTTACCTGCCAATTGCAGATCGTCTGAAGTGTCTATACCAACTCGAGGTGACAGCTTCCAATATGCGGTGGCATAAGGAACATGTGACTCCGGAAGGAGAAATGCATCACCCATGTGATGCCATTGCGTGGAAACACTTTAATGAGTTATATCCTGGTTTTGCTGCTGAAAGCCGAAATATTTATCTATGCTTATCAACATATGGGTTTAATCTGATTGGTATGAATGGCGAAGCACATTCCCTTTGGCCCGTTATTGTAAGTCCATACAATTTGCCTCCGGGAATGTGTATGAAAAGAGAATTCTTTTACCTTTCGGTGCTAATTTTGGGGCCCAAACATCCAAGAAAAAGCTTAGATATTTACCTTCAGTATTTGATTGAAGAATTACAGAGTTTATGGAAGGATGGTGTGGAGGCATATGATATTTCAAGGAAAGAAAGATTCATAATGCGAGCAGTGTTGATGTGGACTATAAGCGATTTTCTAGCGTATGGGATGCTTTCAGGTTGGACGACGCATGGTCGGTTGGCGTgcccatattgtcaagatgagaCATGTGCGTTCTGGTTACGTAATGTTTGAAAACATAGTTGGTTTGATTGCCACAGAAGGTTTTTAGATGAAGATCATCCTTACAGGAAAAACACTCAAGCATTTACACGGGGAAAAAACAGTTCTAGATCCTCCTCTACCATGGTTGACCGGAGAAGAAATATTGCGTGAGAGGATAAATAATATAGAAGGTTTATCAAAGTCCGTTGAATGTGGAGGGAATGGACATGATAATCCATCTAAGACAATATCTGAATACGGAGTTACTCACAATTGGGTAAagaagagtattttctgggagtTATCGTATTGGAAAACTCATCTACTTCGGCATAACCTTGATTTCATGCacattgagaagaacttcttcgataaccTCACGAACACCTTGTTAAATGCTCCTggaaagacaaaagacaacatcaAAAGCAGATTGGATCTTCCAGGACTATGCAAAAGACGTGATTTAGAGATGAAAGAGGATGGAACGATGCCCATGCCAATATTCAGGCTGTCAAATGCGGCAAAGCAAGAATTCCTTATGTGGCTAAAAAAAGACATAAAATTTCCCGATTGATACGCCTCCAAATTTAGTCGATGTATTGACGAAAGCAATTTAAAGCTACATGGCTTGAAAaatcatgattgtcatgtcatAATGGAACGACTATATCCATTTGCGTTCGCTGAACTCCTTCCAAAAAATGTTCATACGGCAATTAgaggtatttattttttatatcattttaaaatttactataATTGATGTTATAactttaatgttttgtttacaGATATTTTCCTCTTTTTCTGAGATATCTCTTCGAAGATTTTAAAAGAATCAGATGTTGGTATTTTAAAGGCAAATATTGGTGTGAAGCTTTGTAACTTGGAAAatatatttcctccatcattttttgatgttatggaacATCTTCTTGTGCACCTTCCAGATGAGGTAGCCTTAGAAGGCCCCGTCCATTTTAGGTGGATGTATGTATTTGAAAGATACATGTACCATTTGAAGAAAATGGTCAAAAACAAATCACACATTGCAGGTTTGATAGTTGCACAATGGATAAACGAGGAGATTTCAAGAGCATCCtcaattttttttgggaatCCTGAAATCATGAGCATTCCAGAAGGTCCAAGTGATATTTGTTTCTCATACAATTATTCGGATGTACCACCTTTGTTTTACCATGAAGAGATAATCAGTGGTCAATGCTCAACTGGTTGGTTAAATGATGAAGATAAACATCGTTCTTCAGACATTTATGATGCTCAACTGTGAACCATTTGCTCCATATGAAAGGTactttaatattatgaaaatataataaaaatacatatttctagttacataattaatattttaaatgtgtgTAGGATGTTTGAAGAATATATGACGCGAAGTATTCCTGATATTACTACAGCTGCAATGCAAAAAGCGAAAGACACCAAGTTTGCATAGTGGTGCAAAGACTAtgtgagtttttgtttttatattatcaagttccacaatttatttaattaaacttgTAATTTATAGCAATGTTATTTTATTGCAGATTAATGATGTGACTCAGTTTTACACATTTTCTATGTGGATGTTGGATTTTGTACAAGGTCCTAGGCGCAATTATAGGTCTTGGCCAATATATCACACACGGGATACACTTTCCACACACATAACCACGGTCAAGATAGGAAAACTCAACATTATAGTGTTTGTGTTCCTGGAACCAATAAAAAAGACTACTATGGCCTCATACAGGAGATTATGATGGTGGAGTATCATGGTGATGTTGGCTTGAAAGTCATAGTTTTCAAATGTTCGTGGTTTGACACCACGGAAAATCGCAGTATGAGAATACATTCATCTGGTCTTGTTGATGTCTCACCACGAAGACAATATGCCAAATATGATCCTTTTGTATTACCTGGTAAGTGAAATATAGTTATGTGCTTGAGATTTGATGTTTGATGAAAAGCCATGATTTGAAACTATGATGTTATTGTATCATGAATAGGTAATTGTGATCAAGCATGTTTTATTTCTTATCCACGGGTACGTCGACATTCAGCCGATGATTGGTGGGCATGCGCAAAAATTATACCTCGAGGAATCCGAGAAACGTTAGAAATTGCTTTAACTACTTGGCTGGATGATAGACGTGACCAAGTTGCGGAAAGTTCATTGTTACGGTTGGAAACACATGTTGTTGACGATGTGTCTGATTATGATATTTCTCCGGTGAATCCTCCAAACGATGAATATGTATAAGATTTCGAGGTACAATCAGATGGTGATTCAGAATAGttaaatatattctaaaattgtaaaatatgaTGTAAGGTTGTAAAATATGTTGTAAGCTTGTAAAATATGTTGTGagtatgttaaaaaaattatatgatgtaGAATATATGGAATATGTATGAAAGGTTTGGATTGTAGTTGTTGTATGAGTATAAGGTTGATAAGAAaagggtttgggtttgggtatCGTAGTTTATGGGTTAGGTGTTTGTGGTTTCGCGTTTTTAATATAGCCACGATTATATAGTGGCTATCTAGTGGCTATGTGgaaattgggacaaaaccaattgATTTGGCTCCAACTGTTTTTAGTTTGGCGCTTGATATTGAAATTTAGCCACTGTAATGGCGTGGGTATTTCGTGGCTTCTCTAAAATTTTGGTAAACCATTTGGGTTTGGCTCcaatttatttggttttggCGGTTCTTATTAAACATAGCCACTGTTAGCCACTATACTTTCGTGGCTTTGCTGAAAAGGGTTTTATACTCcggttttcttctttcttctcaacACTTAGAGAAAAAAGGAGAAACTCTCGACTCGCGACTCAACACAGAATCACCTTCTCTGATTCTAGTCTTGCCGTCTCTGATTCCAAGTCGCGTCATCTCCCGTCTCCCGCCTTCCGCCTCAATCTCACACCACTCAAGGTAACCCTCTCTCTCTTCCCCTGACTTGAACCTCAAGCCCTTCGATTCTCGATTAGatatgatgttttagggtttccGATTTCTCTGTGTCTTCTTTGTGTTTGTCTTGCATGTTTATTTCTTGTTTTCGATCTAGACTTTcgtctttttgttttgttttgtgagCTCTAGGGTTTTCGATCTAGGGTTTTAGTCTgtctattttgtaattagtatgTCTACTTTGTAAGCTCTAGGGCATTCGATCTAGGGTTTTAGACTGTCTACTTTGTAAGCTCGCTGTTTCTGTCTCTGTAATCAGTTGTCTTTGTTAGATTtgtctttctctctttgttttctctaaacGATGAATATGTAAGATCTAATGTGTTTTCTTTGGTTGTGAACAGATAAACTCAACAAGAGTACATGGAACACATGTTGTGTCTCCTCCTATGCCTCCTGGTGCTACTGGACCCGTTTTTAACCATGCTGGATCTCCTCCTATGCCCCCTGGTGCTACTGGACCCGCTTTTAACCATCCTGGATCTCCTCCTATGCCTCCTGGTGCTACTGGACCCGCTCTAAACCATACTGCTTCCTCATCTCGTTCCAACAGCTACCCGCAAATGACCCTTAATGCAATGC is a genomic window of Brassica napus cultivar Da-Ae chromosome A2, Da-Ae, whole genome shotgun sequence containing:
- the LOC106401912 gene encoding H/ACA ribonucleoprotein complex subunit 4-like: MTEVEEVAAETGEYMIKPQSFTPAIDTSQWPLLLKNYDRLNVRTGHYTPISSGHSPLKRPLLDYIRYGVINLDKPSNPSSHEVVAWIKRILRVEKTGHSGTLDPKVTGNLIVCIDRATRLVKSQQGAGKEYVCVARLHSAVPDVAKVARALESLTGAVFQRPPLISAVKRQLRIRTIYQSKLLEYDADRHLVVFWVSCEAGTYIRTMCVHLGLLLGVGAHMQELRRVRSGILGENDNMVTMHDVMDAQWMYDNYKDESYLRRVIMPLEVILTSYKRLVVKDSAVNAICYGAKLMIPGLLRFENDIDVGTEVVLMTTKGEAIAVGIAEMTTSVMAMCDHGVVAKIKRVVMDRDTYPRKWGLGPRASMKKKLIADGKLDKHGKPNEKTPLEWSRNVVVLPTGGDAMIAGAAAAPEGKVEAVSGEVRKRKHDDSSDSPAPVSTKKAKTKDLEGGEVEEKVKAKKKKDKAEGKEEEAGSEKKEKKKKKDKEEDKEELATPKSEKKKKKKSKEADEAAAANGEDVSAAEKSEKKKKKKSKETDEAAAGESAEKSEKKKKKDKKKKSKDSDDE